The following are from one region of the Aequoribacter fuscus genome:
- a CDS encoding MotA/TolQ/ExbB proton channel family protein — MLEIVTAGGWLMIPILLSSVIALAICIERLIALKPSKVAPAGLVQTLFQQIKSGQMNAEKLRALKSSSHLGHILAAGLMNAKAGRDIMKESIQDAGSQVVHELERFLNTLGTIAAIAPLMGLLGTVIGMISVFTEIVTQGTGNAGALAGGISQALITTAAGLTVAIPALVMHRYLQGRVDAIVVRMEQDANRLVDALHGNAASLSEVEASK; from the coding sequence ATGCTAGAAATCGTGACAGCGGGTGGTTGGTTAATGATCCCCATTCTGCTCTCTTCGGTCATTGCTTTGGCAATTTGTATTGAGCGTTTAATCGCTCTAAAACCTTCTAAAGTTGCACCGGCTGGCTTAGTTCAGACACTGTTTCAGCAAATTAAGTCGGGTCAAATGAACGCCGAGAAATTGCGTGCACTTAAGAGCTCGAGTCATTTAGGGCATATTTTGGCGGCAGGCTTAATGAACGCCAAAGCCGGTCGGGATATCATGAAGGAAAGCATTCAAGATGCGGGCTCTCAGGTGGTGCATGAGCTCGAACGTTTCTTGAACACCCTAGGCACTATCGCTGCCATTGCACCGCTGATGGGCCTATTAGGCACAGTCATCGGCATGATTTCGGTATTTACTGAGATCGTGACGCAAGGCACCGGTAATGCCGGTGCCCTCGCGGGTGGTATCTCTCAAGCGCTGATTACGACCGCTGCGGGTCTGACCGTGGCCATCCCAGCATTGGTCATGCACCGGTATTTGCAGGGCCGCGTAGATGCCATTGTGGTGCGCATGGAGCAAGATGCCAACCGTTTAGTTGACGCTTTGCACGGTAATGCCGCCTCACTCTCTGAGGTAGAGGCCAGCAAATGA
- a CDS encoding DUF2062 domain-containing protein, whose translation MPKHTLKKLIPSASELKELKALHVFGDWIYEGNLWHLNRYSASMGFFVGLFMAFMPIPGQMLVAAALAVWLRCNLPLSVSLVWITNPLTMPAIFFFAYELGAFILGVDTQAIQFELSFAWLSATLGAIWQPFLLGCLLFSIGFGALGYFVVDIMWKAQIRRKWRERQIKRQTRA comes from the coding sequence ATGCCCAAGCATACGCTGAAAAAACTGATTCCCAGCGCGTCGGAATTAAAAGAGCTTAAAGCTTTGCATGTCTTTGGTGATTGGATCTACGAAGGCAATTTGTGGCACTTAAATCGCTATTCGGCATCCATGGGGTTCTTTGTCGGCTTGTTCATGGCCTTCATGCCCATACCGGGGCAAATGCTGGTTGCCGCGGCACTGGCTGTTTGGCTGCGCTGTAACTTACCCTTATCGGTCTCTTTGGTGTGGATTACCAACCCGCTGACCATGCCAGCAATCTTCTTTTTTGCCTACGAACTCGGCGCCTTTATCTTAGGCGTAGACACGCAGGCTATTCAATTCGAGTTAAGCTTTGCCTGGCTCTCGGCGACCCTGGGCGCTATCTGGCAACCTTTTTTACTGGGATGCCTCCTTTTTAGCATAGGTTTTGGCGCCTTGGGTTATTTTGTGGTCGATATCATGTGGAAGGCGCAAATTCGACGCAAGTGGCGCGAGCGCCAAATCAAACGCCAGACTCGCGCCTGA
- a CDS encoding ABC transporter ATP-binding protein, protein MNNLVLECLSLAKQYADGANSVQVLNDLNFELRAGELVAILGVSGSGKSTLLNVLGGLDEPTAGDVRVKGVSWSRLSASQRCTYRNESLGFVYQFHHLLADFNAWENVAMPLRIAGMSQVDAKSQALQWLDRLGLSARASHRPSQLSGGERQRVAIARALVREPAVVLMDEPTGNLDQGSAERVLSTLEGLRDLNTAFVIVTHDESVAARADRRLRLEQGQLVAIQ, encoded by the coding sequence ATGAATAATCTCGTTTTGGAATGTCTCAGCCTCGCAAAGCAATACGCCGATGGCGCGAACAGCGTTCAGGTATTGAATGATCTGAATTTCGAGCTTAGGGCCGGTGAGCTCGTGGCTATCCTTGGTGTATCAGGCTCGGGTAAGTCTACCTTACTGAACGTGCTCGGTGGCCTCGACGAACCTACCGCTGGAGACGTCCGGGTTAAAGGCGTCTCGTGGTCACGTTTAAGCGCAAGCCAGCGCTGCACGTATCGTAACGAGTCCCTAGGTTTTGTATACCAGTTCCATCATTTGCTCGCGGATTTTAATGCGTGGGAGAACGTGGCTATGCCTCTTCGCATTGCGGGAATGTCGCAGGTCGACGCCAAAAGCCAAGCCCTGCAGTGGTTAGACCGTTTGGGTCTGTCTGCGCGCGCGAGCCATCGTCCTTCGCAGCTATCGGGTGGCGAGCGCCAGCGAGTCGCGATTGCCCGAGCCTTGGTGCGTGAACCCGCTGTTGTGCTGATGGATGAGCCCACCGGCAACCTAGATCAGGGGTCGGCTGAAAGGGTGTTGTCCACGCTCGAGGGGCTCAGAGACTTGAATACGGCTTTTGTTATTGTGACTCACGATGAGTCGGTCGCAGCCAGAGCTGATCGGCGTTTGCGCCTAGAGCAAGGCCAATTAGTGGCGATCCAATGA
- the uvrC gene encoding excinuclease ABC subunit UvrC yields MFDSEAFLKQLTQRPGVYQMLGSEGEILYVGKAKNLKARVSSYFRASGLTTKTMALVAKIVDIQVTVTSTEVDALLLEHNLIKEHKPPYNILLKDDKSYPYIFLSTQDTFPRLAFHRGSKRKKGQYFGPYPSSGAVRESLHFLQKTFRVRQCEDAYFRNRSRPCLQHQIGRCTGPCVPGFVTEEEYAEQVESTRLFLQGKSQELMAKLADDMEACAERLEFEKAAVLRDQLGHIQQVQSSQGIEGVRGDLDIIACATRHGKACVHVLFVREGRVIGSRSYYPALAIDDTEASTLSAFVLQYYLANERPVPQEVIVSHELDEVQALNELLTQRAKVKVSVKHRVREARARWLQLAVQTADTNLMAHLEAKETTRARLLALQKAAQLGAFPERIECFDISHSSGAQTVASCVVFGVDGAKKSDYRKFNIEGITGGDDYAAMQQALERRFKRLKNGEGVKPDVLLIDGGKGQVSQAMGVLEALQIEDIVVIGVAKGTTRKAGFETLINGATGKEWQLQSDDPALHLIQYIRDESHRFAITGHRARRAKQHQSALESIPGVGAKRRRDLLRHFGSAQGVKGANIEELIKVPGINRALAEQIVEHLQAGRE; encoded by the coding sequence ATGTTTGATTCCGAAGCCTTTCTTAAACAATTGACCCAACGTCCCGGCGTTTATCAAATGCTTGGCAGCGAAGGTGAGATTTTGTATGTAGGCAAGGCCAAGAACCTGAAAGCCCGCGTCAGCAGTTATTTTCGAGCCTCTGGACTCACTACCAAAACTATGGCGCTGGTAGCTAAGATTGTCGATATTCAGGTGACAGTGACCTCTACTGAAGTCGATGCACTGCTGCTTGAGCACAATCTGATAAAAGAACACAAGCCGCCTTATAATATTCTGCTCAAAGACGATAAATCGTATCCCTATATCTTTTTGAGCACGCAGGATACCTTTCCGAGACTGGCGTTTCATCGGGGTTCTAAGCGTAAAAAAGGGCAGTACTTTGGACCTTACCCGAGCTCGGGCGCGGTGCGCGAGTCGCTGCATTTTTTGCAAAAAACGTTTCGTGTACGCCAGTGTGAGGACGCGTATTTTCGCAATCGTTCGAGACCGTGCCTGCAGCATCAAATAGGGCGATGTACTGGTCCGTGTGTACCGGGATTTGTCACCGAGGAGGAGTACGCCGAGCAGGTCGAATCGACGCGTTTGTTTTTGCAGGGCAAGTCGCAAGAGCTCATGGCCAAGCTTGCCGACGACATGGAGGCCTGCGCCGAGCGCTTAGAGTTTGAGAAAGCGGCGGTGTTGCGCGACCAGCTAGGGCATATTCAACAGGTACAGTCCAGTCAAGGCATCGAGGGCGTGCGTGGTGACTTAGATATCATTGCCTGTGCCACTCGCCACGGTAAGGCGTGTGTGCATGTCTTGTTTGTGCGCGAGGGTCGTGTAATTGGCAGTCGCTCGTATTATCCGGCCTTAGCTATTGATGACACCGAGGCCTCGACCTTGTCGGCTTTTGTATTGCAATATTATCTGGCGAACGAGCGCCCCGTGCCTCAAGAAGTGATTGTTTCGCACGAGCTTGATGAGGTGCAGGCATTGAATGAGCTGCTCACTCAACGGGCTAAGGTGAAGGTGTCGGTAAAACATCGCGTTCGCGAGGCCCGCGCGCGCTGGTTGCAGCTGGCCGTGCAAACCGCCGACACCAATCTTATGGCGCACTTAGAGGCCAAAGAGACCACGCGAGCACGTCTTCTCGCTTTACAAAAAGCAGCACAGCTTGGGGCTTTTCCAGAACGTATCGAGTGTTTTGATATCAGTCACAGCAGCGGTGCCCAAACGGTGGCATCGTGTGTGGTGTTTGGTGTGGATGGCGCCAAGAAGTCTGACTATCGCAAATTTAACATCGAGGGCATTACCGGAGGGGATGATTACGCCGCCATGCAGCAGGCGCTGGAACGTCGCTTTAAGCGTCTCAAAAATGGTGAAGGTGTAAAGCCTGATGTGCTGCTAATTGATGGTGGTAAAGGGCAGGTGAGTCAGGCCATGGGTGTGTTAGAGGCTCTGCAAATTGAAGATATCGTCGTCATTGGCGTTGCTAAAGGTACCACCCGTAAGGCGGGATTCGAGACCCTGATTAATGGCGCCACGGGCAAAGAATGGCAGTTGCAGAGCGATGACCCGGCCCTGCATCTTATTCAGTACATCCGCGATGAATCGCACCGCTTTGCGATCACCGGTCACCGCGCTCGCCGAGCCAAGCAACACCAGTCTGCGTTGGAATCGATACCTGGTGTCGGTGCCAAGCGGCGACGCGATTTATTACGCCACTTTGGTAGCGCTCAGGGGGTAAAAGGTGCGAATATTGAGGAACTCATAAAGGTGCCCGGTATCAATCGCGCGCTGGCGGAACAAATCGTCGAGCATCTACAGGCCGGTCGGGAGTAG
- a CDS encoding DNA internalization-related competence protein ComEC/Rec2, whose amino-acid sequence MTRFGPKDYALIAATGLICGVLSALLWRGFSAFYGSLCVSAILFYYFRIRVLRILIVGWCVGQAWVWFYSQWMVELNVSPQCLNTPLTVQAKVRDFVDEYPGFNETVVQRAELDITRVSLPACAALERIRVYYTGPRTLRLGDRIDGQVILRSERGFANFSSDNRKAQAVALQRLAGGRLEFVHSQRKAYRGFDHWRYRLSQTIANQAGLSDTAKGVIGALVVADKRSIPPLFQQLSLRLGVGHLLVISGLHIALVAGFASIVARALLRPLCWIVAYRVRQYLGDGLVFAAALGYALMAGWSLPTQRAVLALCFWLLAKNLGRDGQPLRLFWWALTLCLLINPLTGLLPAFWLSFGAVFMVLISSAIVGRFEGPRAYVLTHVAICVAMWPASLVFFGQASLVSIPANMLAVPVAGLWLVPLSLLGALAGSLGAMTVSALLWSWAAWPLGLAESLLDSAWLEMGVWQSTLSIAFALLLSALWLLLLTPLRLAWRFIVLVVMGLMLSYRPMSDSTDRARFWVFDVGQGSAMLLQVAERSVLFDLAGGLPGSVYHFDYTAAPILRGLDISAVDTLVLSHEDFDHVGGFYSPNFNFGWRRLVSPSGEGERAQLCRPGRVEQWAQGVSLHWLSGGADTSLSSDNDTSCVLKVNAYGYSVLFMADVGKVKERDLVSYWRNELEADILIVGHHGSDTSSSATLLKWVKPRYAVISAGFNNAFGHPNPAVMKRLDSSRATILNTAQTGALRFEWGRNEELRWLATRTHWARFWQDNYSP is encoded by the coding sequence ATGACCAGATTTGGACCGAAAGACTACGCTCTAATTGCCGCCACGGGCCTTATTTGTGGGGTGCTTTCGGCGCTTTTGTGGCGCGGCTTTAGCGCCTTTTATGGCTCGCTCTGTGTATCGGCAATACTATTTTACTATTTTCGTATTAGGGTGCTGCGAATCCTTATTGTCGGTTGGTGCGTGGGTCAGGCTTGGGTTTGGTTTTATAGCCAGTGGATGGTCGAGCTGAATGTCTCGCCCCAATGCTTAAACACACCGTTGACCGTGCAAGCCAAAGTGCGTGATTTTGTAGACGAGTACCCAGGCTTTAATGAGACGGTCGTGCAGCGGGCTGAGCTTGATATAACCCGTGTGTCGCTGCCGGCTTGTGCTGCGCTAGAGCGCATTAGGGTGTATTACACAGGTCCCAGGACATTGCGTTTGGGCGATCGCATTGACGGTCAAGTGATCTTGAGATCAGAGCGAGGGTTTGCGAACTTTTCCAGTGACAATCGCAAGGCACAGGCTGTTGCCCTGCAGCGACTGGCAGGCGGGCGCTTAGAATTTGTGCACAGTCAACGCAAGGCCTATCGAGGATTCGACCATTGGCGCTATCGTCTATCGCAAACCATTGCCAATCAGGCGGGGCTGAGTGACACCGCAAAAGGCGTTATTGGCGCCCTAGTCGTGGCGGACAAGCGCTCCATTCCGCCTTTGTTTCAGCAGCTTAGCTTGCGCTTAGGTGTTGGCCACCTGTTGGTCATATCGGGTTTACACATTGCGTTGGTGGCAGGCTTTGCAAGTATTGTGGCTCGAGCCTTGCTGCGGCCATTGTGTTGGATTGTTGCATATCGTGTTAGACAATACCTCGGCGATGGCTTGGTGTTTGCGGCGGCACTGGGTTACGCCTTAATGGCGGGTTGGAGTTTACCCACCCAGCGCGCCGTTCTGGCCTTGTGCTTTTGGCTGTTGGCCAAAAATCTGGGGCGCGACGGTCAGCCGTTGCGCTTGTTTTGGTGGGCCCTTACGTTGTGCTTGCTGATAAACCCTCTTACCGGCTTATTACCCGCATTTTGGCTAAGTTTTGGTGCAGTGTTTATGGTGCTCATAAGCTCGGCCATCGTGGGTAGATTCGAGGGGCCTCGGGCTTATGTTTTGACTCATGTAGCGATATGCGTCGCAATGTGGCCTGCCAGTTTGGTGTTTTTTGGTCAGGCTTCCCTTGTATCGATACCCGCCAATATGCTGGCCGTACCCGTGGCCGGCCTATGGCTCGTACCGCTCAGTCTATTGGGGGCGCTGGCTGGCTCATTGGGCGCTATGACTGTGAGCGCTTTGCTGTGGTCGTGGGCGGCGTGGCCGCTGGGTTTAGCGGAAAGCTTGCTAGACTCTGCCTGGCTTGAGATGGGTGTTTGGCAGAGCACATTATCCATTGCTTTTGCACTGCTTTTGAGCGCTTTGTGGTTGCTGCTATTGACACCCTTGCGTCTTGCTTGGCGCTTCATTGTATTGGTTGTGATGGGCTTGATGTTGAGCTACCGACCTATGTCGGATTCGACGGATCGGGCGCGATTTTGGGTGTTTGATGTGGGACAGGGCTCGGCCATGCTGTTGCAGGTAGCAGAGCGGTCGGTGTTGTTTGATCTGGCAGGAGGCTTGCCCGGCAGTGTGTACCATTTTGACTACACCGCCGCGCCCATTTTGCGGGGTTTGGATATTTCCGCGGTGGACACCCTAGTGCTGAGCCATGAAGACTTTGACCATGTGGGTGGATTTTATTCGCCGAACTTTAATTTTGGTTGGCGCCGACTGGTGAGTCCAAGCGGTGAGGGCGAGCGGGCTCAACTGTGTCGACCGGGTCGGGTGGAGCAGTGGGCGCAGGGCGTCAGCTTGCACTGGCTTTCGGGCGGTGCAGACACTTCTTTGAGTAGCGATAACGACACGTCTTGCGTTTTAAAGGTAAACGCTTACGGCTATTCAGTGCTGTTCATGGCGGATGTGGGTAAGGTGAAAGAGCGAGACCTGGTCAGTTATTGGCGTAACGAACTTGAGGCAGACATACTTATCGTGGGGCATCACGGCTCTGATACCTCCAGCTCGGCAACACTACTCAAGTGGGTAAAGCCCCGTTATGCGGTGATATCTGCAGGGTTTAATAATGCCTTTGGCCACCCCAATCCTGCCGTAATGAAACGTCTTGACAGCTCTAGAGCGACCATTTTGAACACGGCTCAGACAGGCGCCTTGCGGTTTGAATGGGGGCGCAACGAGGAGCTACGCTGGCTTGCAACGCGCACCCATTGGGCTCGATTTTGGCAAGATAATTATTCCCCCTAA
- the lpxK gene encoding tetraacyldisaccharide 4'-kinase: MTYGRLLFERFFNYFWYRETPGLLWLLWPLELVYTAFVARKRLDPRVEPMKPPCVVVGNVTVGGTGKTPVVIALVRYLQSKGLTVGVISRGYGRATSGLLEVTRSSLVSDTGDEPMLIHRSCNVPVVVAEQRAMAYECLQDRVDVVLADDGLQHTGLRRSIEIAVVDKQRGFGNGHCLPLGPLREPAARIRTVDHIIYRGSKSQGGAYLVPQDFYQDSGQTLSLEHMLAKHPLIEVVTAIGAPQRLQADLEALGFSVTLRAFPDHYQFNDQDFVNARHAVVVTEKDAVKLPASVQGVWVYRTQMRIPETTLTNFWTQLEALL, encoded by the coding sequence GTGACTTATGGGCGATTGTTGTTCGAGCGCTTCTTTAACTACTTTTGGTACCGCGAAACGCCAGGGTTGCTGTGGCTATTGTGGCCCCTGGAACTTGTCTACACAGCGTTCGTGGCACGTAAACGGCTAGATCCTCGCGTAGAGCCTATGAAACCGCCGTGTGTGGTGGTCGGCAATGTGACGGTGGGTGGTACGGGTAAAACACCGGTGGTGATTGCCTTGGTCAGATATTTGCAGTCCAAAGGCCTGACGGTGGGTGTTATCAGTCGCGGATATGGACGCGCCACTTCAGGTTTGCTAGAGGTTACTCGTTCGAGTTTGGTGAGCGATACAGGCGATGAGCCTATGTTGATTCACAGAAGCTGCAATGTCCCCGTCGTAGTTGCCGAGCAGCGGGCTATGGCCTATGAGTGCTTGCAGGATAGGGTAGATGTTGTGCTGGCTGATGATGGCTTACAGCATACCGGTTTGCGCCGGAGTATTGAAATTGCCGTGGTGGACAAGCAACGCGGCTTTGGTAACGGGCACTGTTTACCCTTGGGGCCTTTGCGCGAGCCGGCGGCGCGTATTCGCACTGTTGACCACATCATATATCGCGGGTCTAAGAGCCAAGGCGGCGCGTATTTAGTGCCTCAGGATTTTTATCAGGATAGTGGCCAGACACTCAGCCTTGAGCACATGCTAGCCAAGCATCCCCTGATAGAGGTTGTGACGGCTATCGGCGCGCCACAGCGATTGCAAGCAGATCTTGAGGCCCTGGGATTTAGCGTTACGCTCAGGGCGTTTCCAGATCATTATCAGTTTAATGACCAAGATTTCGTCAATGCTCGCCATGCGGTGGTAGTGACCGAGAAAGACGCGGTAAAATTGCCGGCGTCGGTGCAAGGCGTTTGGGTGTACCGCACTCAGATGCGCATACCGGAAACGACCCTAACGAATTTTTGGACCCAACTCGAGGCACTCTTGTGA
- a CDS encoding FtsX-like permease family protein, producing the protein MNLKFRLGIALRYVLTREQAPLSRFLSLLSVTGLVLAVALMAVVMSVMNGFDREMRTRVLAVIPHVSVMGAGGLEPSDLAEQLLSNADVQSVTPFVELQGLVQNGKQVEAFVGVGVSDPSSWLLPGMISNDKPKPGVWVGERLGQRLNASVGDRVSVVIPDSGDQKARAYTVTIAGWLSTQTEADDALILLPLQDAQRFVGYDSVKVSGLKVQLQDVFLAPWFAQGLQYTLAPTQYVRHWGMTHGNLYAAIQLSRDLIVILVAAVVLIAAFNVVSSLVLLVTDKREEVAILSTMGLQPRAIASIFLWLGTLIGIVGSALGVALGYVLSISITSIVARIEHVFGVNFLNTDVYPIAFLPTDPQAGDFVLVAFIAIAACALAAVYPARRAAQIAPAEVLSEA; encoded by the coding sequence ATGAACCTCAAATTTCGATTAGGGATCGCGCTTCGCTACGTTCTGACACGCGAGCAAGCGCCTCTGTCGCGTTTTTTAAGTTTGCTGTCAGTCACTGGTTTAGTGTTGGCCGTGGCTCTGATGGCGGTCGTTATGTCGGTTATGAATGGCTTTGACCGAGAGATGCGCACCCGCGTGTTGGCCGTTATTCCACACGTATCGGTCATGGGAGCGGGTGGATTGGAACCGAGCGACTTAGCAGAGCAGTTGCTAAGCAACGCCGACGTACAAAGCGTGACACCTTTCGTCGAATTGCAGGGGCTTGTGCAAAACGGCAAACAGGTAGAGGCCTTTGTGGGCGTGGGTGTTTCCGATCCGAGTTCTTGGCTGTTGCCCGGTATGATCTCTAACGACAAGCCCAAGCCCGGCGTATGGGTAGGAGAGCGCTTGGGGCAACGACTCAACGCAAGCGTTGGCGATCGGGTCAGTGTTGTGATACCGGATTCGGGCGACCAAAAGGCCAGGGCGTACACTGTGACGATTGCGGGATGGCTAAGCACCCAAACCGAGGCGGATGACGCCCTGATCTTATTGCCGCTGCAAGACGCCCAACGTTTTGTGGGGTACGACTCAGTTAAGGTCAGTGGTCTAAAAGTACAGCTGCAAGACGTTTTCTTGGCGCCCTGGTTCGCTCAGGGTTTGCAGTATACCTTGGCGCCAACCCAATACGTCCGGCACTGGGGTATGACGCACGGTAATCTGTACGCGGCTATTCAGTTGTCGCGGGACCTAATCGTTATCTTAGTAGCAGCCGTTGTGCTTATCGCCGCGTTCAACGTCGTGTCTTCGTTGGTCTTGTTGGTGACAGACAAGCGCGAGGAGGTAGCGATTTTGTCCACCATGGGCCTTCAACCTCGGGCTATTGCCTCGATTTTTTTATGGTTAGGGACGTTAATTGGCATAGTGGGTAGCGCACTAGGCGTAGCGCTAGGGTATGTTCTTAGCATCAGTATTACCTCGATTGTCGCCCGTATCGAACACGTTTTTGGGGTAAATTTTTTGAATACCGACGTGTATCCAATTGCGTTCTTGCCCACCGATCCTCAGGCGGGAGACTTTGTGTTGGTGGCATTTATTGCGATCGCTGCGTGTGCGTTAGCCGCAGTGTACCCCGCGCGCCGAGCGGCGCAGATTGCCCCTGCCGAGGTCTTGTCAGAAGCCTAG
- a CDS encoding ExbD/TolR family protein has protein sequence MKFERRAKPAVEVNLTPLIDVVFLLLIFFMVSTSFTKQSELTLALPTASGESREIIPDLIELVVTREGSYRVNGLPLSGTRVSTIKDALYQLSKGDTTLPLAIVADANASHQSVVSAMDAAGQLGFSRLSIATLNPQSEEN, from the coding sequence ATGAAATTCGAGCGACGCGCCAAGCCGGCGGTAGAGGTCAATCTCACGCCCTTGATTGACGTGGTGTTTTTGTTATTGATCTTTTTCATGGTGTCGACCTCGTTTACCAAGCAAAGCGAACTTACGCTGGCCTTGCCCACGGCCTCTGGTGAGTCTCGAGAAATTATTCCCGATCTTATTGAATTGGTTGTTACACGTGAAGGTTCCTACCGAGTGAACGGTTTGCCGCTGTCAGGTACTCGGGTTAGCACCATAAAAGACGCCTTGTACCAATTGTCAAAAGGGGACACGACCTTACCTTTGGCGATTGTGGCGGACGCGAATGCGTCACATCAGTCGGTGGTTAGCGCTATGGATGCCGCAGGCCAATTAGGGTTTTCTCGATTAAGCATAGCAACGCTTAACCCTCAGTCTGAGGAAAACTAG
- the kdsB gene encoding 3-deoxy-manno-octulosonate cytidylyltransferase, with amino-acid sequence MSYTIVIPARYASTRLPAKPLADIAGKPMIQHVWERACESSADRVIVATDHLDVFEVCQSFGADVCMTREDHESGTDRLAEVVTQAALADDAIVVNVQGDEPLIPASVIEQVAHNLASNPEAGIATLCERIEDNATLTDSNAVKVVFDSTGYALYFSRSLIPFPRDKDAATIDLESDAWYRHLGIYAYRAGTLKAFTQWPMADLERLEKLEQLRALYQGTRIHVEPACASVPGGVDTPADLQAVNRLLGA; translated from the coding sequence GTGAGCTATACCATTGTCATTCCAGCGCGATATGCGTCGACACGTTTACCGGCGAAACCTTTAGCGGATATCGCCGGAAAGCCTATGATTCAACACGTTTGGGAGCGTGCCTGCGAATCGAGCGCTGATCGTGTGATTGTAGCGACCGATCACTTAGACGTGTTTGAAGTTTGCCAGAGCTTTGGTGCTGACGTGTGTATGACCCGAGAAGACCACGAATCGGGTACAGATCGTTTAGCTGAAGTAGTCACTCAGGCGGCTTTGGCTGACGATGCCATTGTGGTCAACGTGCAGGGTGATGAGCCTTTGATCCCGGCGAGCGTGATAGAGCAGGTCGCGCATAACCTAGCCAGTAACCCCGAGGCCGGTATTGCGACTTTGTGTGAGCGGATCGAAGACAACGCGACATTGACCGATTCTAACGCGGTAAAAGTTGTTTTTGATTCAACGGGTTACGCGCTGTACTTCAGCCGATCTCTAATTCCTTTTCCGCGCGATAAAGATGCCGCGACCATCGATCTTGAATCCGATGCGTGGTATCGGCACTTGGGTATTTATGCCTACCGTGCAGGGACGTTAAAAGCGTTTACGCAATGGCCAATGGCCGACCTTGAGCGGCTCGAAAAATTGGAACAATTGCGCGCCTTGTACCAAGGTACTCGTATTCATGTAGAGCCAGCGTGTGCTTCAGTGCCGGGCGGAGTCGATACTCCAGCAGACTTGCAGGCGGTCAATCGCCTGCTCGGTGCTTGA
- the murB gene encoding UDP-N-acetylmuramate dehydrogenase gives MQFERDVSLEGLNTLGVMSRAENFCRVESDADWLAAIDYANSRGLGITLLGGGSNVVLGEQLRGLVVHPVGDEIDLFEQRGDDVLVDVLAGTEWDTLVRICNQRGWFGLENLVSIPGSCGAAPVQNIGAYGVEIAEFIESVRVLDLSTREFSVIKSQDCGFAYRCSYFKGPWRARYAIVGIRLRLSTTPAVNTSYAALGQALDNAGLCEPTPEDVLNTVAAIRAAKLPDVRRVPNSGSFFKNPIVSGEHAQHLKAQYPYLPVYPLSDGRAKLAAAYLIEATGLKGYQHAGCGISEDHALVLVNPGQATGAGCLALAEHVMSTVQSAFGVTLEIEPVVMGA, from the coding sequence ATGCAATTTGAACGCGATGTCAGTCTAGAGGGTTTGAACACGCTAGGGGTGATGTCTCGTGCCGAGAATTTCTGTCGAGTCGAGTCTGATGCCGACTGGCTTGCGGCGATCGACTATGCCAATTCTCGAGGTCTTGGTATCACCCTGTTAGGCGGGGGCAGTAATGTCGTTTTGGGTGAGCAGCTCCGAGGCTTGGTGGTGCATCCAGTGGGCGATGAGATTGACCTGTTCGAACAGCGGGGTGACGACGTTCTTGTCGATGTGCTTGCCGGTACCGAGTGGGATACGCTGGTACGCATTTGTAATCAACGCGGCTGGTTCGGTCTAGAGAATCTGGTGTCGATACCGGGTAGCTGTGGCGCGGCACCGGTGCAAAATATCGGCGCTTACGGGGTGGAGATTGCCGAGTTTATTGAAAGCGTGCGGGTGTTAGACTTAAGTACGCGTGAATTTTCAGTAATCAAAAGCCAAGACTGCGGGTTTGCCTATCGTTGTTCGTATTTCAAGGGGCCCTGGCGCGCTCGCTACGCCATCGTTGGGATTCGGTTGCGCCTGTCGACGACCCCGGCGGTCAATACAAGCTACGCGGCGCTTGGGCAGGCGCTGGACAATGCCGGATTGTGTGAGCCCACGCCCGAAGATGTGCTGAACACGGTCGCGGCGATTCGTGCTGCCAAATTACCCGATGTGCGACGAGTGCCAAACTCAGGGAGTTTTTTTAAAAATCCCATCGTCAGTGGCGAGCACGCACAACACTTAAAGGCGCAGTACCCCTACCTGCCCGTGTATCCGCTGAGCGATGGAAGAGCTAAGCTAGCCGCGGCCTACCTAATTGAGGCTACGGGGCTTAAAGGCTACCAACACGCTGGTTGTGGCATTAGCGAAGATCACGCTCTGGTGCTGGTTAATCCAGGACAGGCTACAGGCGCGGGGTGCTTGGCGCTTGCCGAGCACGTGATGAGTACTGTGCAGTCCGCGTTTGGCGTGACCCTAGAAATTGAGCCTGTGGTCATGGGTGCATAA